CGGATCTTCCGGCGCATCCTTGCCTTGCGAGACCGTCGCCGCCGCAGCGACGATCCGTTCCATCTCGCCGAGCAACTGCTCGATGCCTTTGCGCGCCTCCGGAAAGCGCTCGGCGAGAGCCTGCCGCGCCGCCTCGAAATTGTCGGGCATCAGGAACGGCTGGGCAAGCGGACCGCCACGCGCCTGATAGAATGCGCCTGAGGGAACCCAGGTCACCTTGTCGATCACGCCCGCGCGCGTCAGCACGTCGTGCTTGGGGTCGCGGGGATGCTGCGGGTTGCTGGTTTCGTGCAGCGATCCCTCGACAAACAACTCGCCGGATTTGTAGCTCGACGCCGCGCCGCCGACCGAATTGCTGCGTTCGATCACGAGCACCTTGCGGCCCGCCCGCGCCAGGATCGCACCGGCGGTCAGCCCGCCCAGGCCGGCCCCGACAACCACTACATCATAGCGCGCCATTCGAGCTGAAATCCTTGGGAATTCATATGCTTGTCGCGACCGTTCATTGCCGCTCGGGCGCTGCATGTCAAATGCGGGGATTGCATGGGCTTTGTGCGCGGGCGGCTCAGGCCGGCGTTGCCGCATGGCGCGGCAGCGTAAGGATGAACTCGGTAAATCCCCCCGGCTCGGTCTCGACGTCGATCCGGCCGCCATGCTGCTTGACGATGATGTCATGGCTCATGGAAAGCCCGAGCCCGGTGCCTTCGCCGGCCGGCTTGGTGGTGAAGAACGGGTTGAACATCTTCTCCCTGACGTCAGGCAGGATGCCGGTTCCGTTGTCGCGGATGCGGATCTCCACTGACTTGCCGAGGTTCTTGGTAGTCGCGCGCAAGGCGGGTTCAAAGTTCGCGTCTGCGGTCTCGGACTTGCGCCGGGTGGCCGCATAGAAGCCGTTGGTGATCAAGTTGAGCAGCGCCCGGGTAATCTCCTGCGGGTACAACTCGGCCGCGCCGGCATCGGGGGCGAGGTCGCGTATCAGCGTGATATTGAAGGCCGGCTTCTCGGCCCGCGCGCCGTGATAGGCGAGGTTGAGGCTCTCCTCGACCAGGGCGTTGATGTCGGTGGTGCGATGTTCGCCGGAACCCTCGCGCGAATGCAGCAACATGTTCTTGACGATCGAGTCGGCGCGCTTGCCATGCTGCACCACCTTTTCGAGATTGGACTTCAGCATCGCCGTCAATTCATCGACTTCCACGCGCATCTTCTGATCGAGCGGGGCGTGCGCCAGCGTCTCGCCGAGTTCGTCGATCAGTTCGGCCGACAACGCCGAAAAGTTATTGACGAAATTGAGCGGGTTCTTGATCTCGTGGGCGATCCCGGCGGTGAGTTGGCCGAGCGAGGCCAGCTTCTCGGTCTGCACCAGGCGATCCTGGGCCGTGCGAAGCTCTTCGAGCGATGCTGCGAGTTCCTTGCTGCGCGCCTGGGTTTCGTCGAACAATCGCACGTTCTCGACCGCGATCACGGCCTGGTCGGCAAAGGTCTGGACCAGATCGATCTGGCTCTTGCTGAACTGACCGGGTTCAGGCCGCGTCAGTACCAGCACGCCCTCGACCTTGTTGTCCCTCAGCATCGGTACGCCCAGCGTCGCGCGGATCCTGGCCAGCGCGCCGGGAGGCATTTCCATTTCCGGGTCTTCGAGAACGTCGGGAATGATCTCGACCTTCCCCGATGCGATGACGCGCTGGGTTGCCGAGCCGCGGCCCGCCCGCGGCGGATTAGCCGCCCAATATTGCAGAAATTCAGGCGTGGTATGGGAAGCCGCCTTGAGCGGAAACACATCGCCCTCACGCAGGAAAATCGAACCTCGGTTGGCGCCGCTCAACTCGACCGCTGACCTGATCAGCGTTTCCAGAACGGTTTGCAGATCGAATGTCGAGCGGCTGATCACCTTGAGCACGTCGGCGGTCGCGGTCTGCTGTTGCAGGGATTCGCTGAGGTCGCGGGTGCGCGCCTGCACCTCGTTGAACAGCCGCGTATTCTCGATTGCGATCAGGGCCTGATCGCGGAAAGATTCGGCAAGCGCGATCTCGCTCTCACCGAAGATATTTGCCTGCTTTCCAGCCAGCGTGAGCAGGCCGACGCATTCGCCCTCCCGCAACAGCGGCAAATACAGTGCCGAGTTTACGCCGATTGTCTCATGGATACGGCGCTCGTGTTCGGGCAGGTCGATGAGCGACCAGTCCGGCAGATAAAGCGTCTGCTTCGCGACGATGGTACGCGAGGGAAAGTTGGCACTGGGATCGATCGGTTGCTTTATGAGCGCAAGTTCCTCAAACAGGCCCTCCGGCGTGGCCGCTGCCGCAACCCAGTAGGCGGGCGGGTCGCAAAGCATCACCAACGACATGTCGCAGCGTAGCAGCCGCACGGCAGTAAAAACGATAGCTTCGAATACCGGCTGCGTGTCGGTCGGAGACTGACTGATAACGCGAAGGATATCGGAGGTCGCGGCCTGCTGCTCGCGGGCTTCGTTCAGCTCTTTGGTCAGATCGGAGGCAGAACGACGCTTGGACGGGATGGAAGACCGAGCAATGCGGCGCCTGGTCTTGGCGGCCTTGGCTTGGCCGGCCTTTGAGGTGTCGCGGCCCTTTGCCGGACTTGCCTTACGGGGCTTCGCTTTGCGGGCTTTCGCCTTGCTCGCCTTGCCGCCCGTCGTTGAAAGCCGCGCCATTTCCACCCCAGGTCAGAAGGGTATCTTATCGGGTTACGGTATCGTTCTGGAAGGGCCGGAATGGCGGTGGGAGAGCGTCTACTTCCAGACCGACTTGTCGGCGTCCCAGCGCTGCCCCTTGAACTCCTTGGCCAGCGCCACGACCGAACCGTTGTCGTCCTTGGGCTCGCCGCCTTCCTCGTCGCCGGCGGCTTCTTCCGACAGGTTCAGCTTGGGACCCGTGCTTTCATCCGTCGTGGTGATGACAGGGCTCGAAATCCACAGCATCAGCCGGTCGGAAGCGCCCGGTTTGTCCGACGAAACCAGGGCGGTGAGTTCGAGACTCTCAGTCAGGCCGAGCGCGGGATAGGTTTGGCTCGGGCGTTTCAGGGTCAGCTTCAGTTTTCCGGTAGTGGCGTTCCAGTCGGCGCTGGCCGCCTTGGCCGACAACGTCTTGCTCAGCACACCCGATATCGCCGACGCGATCTTGTCCTTGTTGATCTTGTCGCCATCGCGCCATTCGGCGGCGGCAAACCGGATCGTGCGGTCCATCTCGACGGCGCCGCTGGTCCAGCCCACGGCGGTCACGCCCGGCGCCGATTTGGTCTTGGCGATCAGGGCGCTCGCGCGCTCGGGATCGACCGTGAGGTTGATGGTCTGCTCGCCGGCCCGCATCGCGTCGCAGGTGATCGCAAGGCTGCCCAGTCCGATCTCGACGCCTTCGCCCCGGAGGCCCTTGAGGAAATCGAGCGCCGCGTCCAGCTTGACCCGCACGCCGACCG
The Bradyrhizobium sp. KBS0727 genome window above contains:
- a CDS encoding sensor histidine kinase; translation: MARLSTTGGKASKAKARKAKPRKASPAKGRDTSKAGQAKAAKTRRRIARSSIPSKRRSASDLTKELNEAREQQAATSDILRVISQSPTDTQPVFEAIVFTAVRLLRCDMSLVMLCDPPAYWVAAAATPEGLFEELALIKQPIDPSANFPSRTIVAKQTLYLPDWSLIDLPEHERRIHETIGVNSALYLPLLREGECVGLLTLAGKQANIFGESEIALAESFRDQALIAIENTRLFNEVQARTRDLSESLQQQTATADVLKVISRSTFDLQTVLETLIRSAVELSGANRGSIFLREGDVFPLKAASHTTPEFLQYWAANPPRAGRGSATQRVIASGKVEIIPDVLEDPEMEMPPGALARIRATLGVPMLRDNKVEGVLVLTRPEPGQFSKSQIDLVQTFADQAVIAVENVRLFDETQARSKELAASLEELRTAQDRLVQTEKLASLGQLTAGIAHEIKNPLNFVNNFSALSAELIDELGETLAHAPLDQKMRVEVDELTAMLKSNLEKVVQHGKRADSIVKNMLLHSREGSGEHRTTDINALVEESLNLAYHGARAEKPAFNITLIRDLAPDAGAAELYPQEITRALLNLITNGFYAATRRKSETADANFEPALRATTKNLGKSVEIRIRDNGTGILPDVREKMFNPFFTTKPAGEGTGLGLSMSHDIIVKQHGGRIDVETEPGGFTEFILTLPRHAATPA